AAACGGAGATTGAATGCACTGCAGCATCGTTTTCGCCGCGACAATGCCGATCTCGAACGTGGGAATATGAATTGTCGACAAAGGCGGCACGGTGTAACGGGAAGGCTCGTTGTCGTCAAAACCGACGACGGCGAAGTCCTGCGGCATGCGGTAACCTTTCTCTGCGATGGCACGCATGGCGGCCATCGCCATAATATCGCTTGCGGCGAATACGGCGGTCGGCAGCCGGCCGGAATGATCGTCCAAATATTTAAGCATGAGCCGGTATGCGTTATCCGGTTCCCATTCCGCATTCAGGACATGCTTCGGATTCACGGACAATCCGGCCTGCTCCAGCGCCGTTTTGTAGCCGCGATATCTTTTCTCACGGTCGAAATCGCCGGACAAGCCTGTGCCTCCAATAAACAGGATATCGCGATGCCCTTGGTCAAGGAGGTGCTTCACCGCGATGCGCGCAGCCTCGACACGGTCGTAAGAAATCGTAGAGATGCCGGGGTCCGATACGTCAATGCCGACGATGAGTTTGATATGTTTTTTTAGATGACTATAAATCTTCGCATCGATACCCTCGATCACAATCATGCCTTCAATATTGTTTTCTTCTGTAATTTGACGCAAAATTTCCGGATTTTTCAAATTTTCTTGTGTATAAGTGAAAGCAAGTTTGTATCCGTTGTGCGACAGTTCTTTCTCGATTCCATCGAGTATGACGGAAAAGTACGGGTGATAGTGCCGGTTCTGCATCGTCGAGACGATACATCCGACCTCTTTGGCAGCCGTTTGGGATTCATGGGCGACCGGCTTAATATGGTAGCCCAAGTCGCGCGCGGTGTCCCAAATCTTTTGCTTGGTCTCGCTGTTGACGGCACGGTTGGACTCGTTTGCAAGCACGCGGGACACGGTGGAGATGGAGACGCCGACACGTTCGGCGATATCTTTCAATGTGGGCATATCATGACCTGCCTTTTTTAGAGTTACGTTTTTTTGCGGCAAATTCTCATTCTCTATGTTATGTAAAAATAGCGCCGAGGTCAATGATCGGAAAAACTTGCATTAATTTTGTTGAAATTTGCGGCAAAAAATCAGTTGACTGATACGTATGTATGCGTTATATTTTTTGTAAATAAAGGGAAAATGTCCTCGCTATAAAAGCGAAAGGGGAAATGTCCATGCGATTTTCGAGATGTTTTTCAGTTTTTTCACTTTTTTGCATTGTTTTTGCAACAAGCGGGTGTTCAGGCGGCTCCGATCCTGCTTCGACGGATCCGGGCAAAGTCAAGCTTGTCTTCTGGAGTCATCAGGAGGATTCCTTTATTGGCGCTTATAAGAAAATGATTGAAGATTACCAGTCTTCTCACCCCAACGTTCAGATCGAATATCAGTCTTTTCCTTATGAAGTGTATAACCAGAAGTTGAAGGCCTCCTTCTCCGCGCAAACACCTCCCGATATTGCCGAGATGTTCGGAACCTGGGTTCCCGAATACGCCAAAAACGGCTTGCTCGCAGAACTGCCGGACGACGAAGCGCTGCGCAAAGAGTATTATGATGCTCCGCTGGGCGGGTATACGCTGAACAACAAGCTGTTCGGCTTGCCGTTGGAGTACAATATTGAGAACGGTGGGATGCTGATTCATCCGCAGATGCTGAAGGATAAAGGGATCGCCGGTCCGCCGGCAACATGGGCCGAGCTCGTGGACGCGGCAAAGAAATTAACCGTTCGCGATAACAACGGGATTAAGATCAAAGGGTTTGATTTTGTTTCCGGCGATAACATTACGTTTACGTTTCTCTCTTTCATATTGCAGCAAAAAGGCAAGATCTGGGACGGGGGCAACCACGTCAATTTCCAAACGTCCGAAGCGGTGAAAGCGATGACTGCGTTGAAGAGCCTGGTGGTTGACGATAAAGTGACGGATTTGACCGCCTTCGGCGGCGAGCTTGATACGTCGGATTATTTTTTTCGCGGCAATTCCGCTATGACATACCGCGGACCTTGGACCATCGCAGCGGGGCTCAGCAACTACAACGCTAAAGATTTCGAATACGTGCCCGTACCGTCGTTCACCTCCGAAAAGCCGTATTTCGCTGCAGAATCGGGATGGGGAGCGGTTGTGGCTCAAAAGAGCAAGGCGCAGAAAGAGGCGCTTGACTTTATTCAATTCATGAGTTCCAAAGAAAAACTTCGCGCTTTCAATCTGAGCACCTTTACGGTGCCGTCAAAGAAAGAGGTGGCCTCCGATCCCGAATTCCTCAAAGAAAATCCGCACATGAAAACATCTCTCGGCGTGCTGCAGTACGGTCAATGGATCGGACCGATAGCGGATCGCGATTTCTTCTTCAAACAGATCAACGATCATTTTCAACTGATGGTGACCGGTCAGGTAACGGTTGAAGAAGGGCTAAGGAAAATCGAGAAAGCGATTAACGATAATCAGGATCAACATAAGTGATCGGAGTGCAGGAGATGCCCAATAGTACGATAGCCAGCCGAAGCAAACAAACGTCCGCAGCCCAAACGGGGCCTGCACAATACCGGAGCGAAAGGCGTTTTGTATTCGTTTCGCTTACCCCGGTACTGCTCTTATTCGGAGTATTCGCCTTTCTCCCGATTGCGTGGAGTTTGATTCTGTCCGTGTATACATACAGCCCTCTAAGCGGTCATGCCGTCTTTGTTGGCGCTGGTAATTATGTCCGAATGCTGGGTGATGCGGTATTTCTGAAGTCGCTTTGGGTTACATGCAAATTTGTCGTTATTACGGTTGCCGTCAACATCATCATCACGCTGCTGATCGCGATGGCGATTCAACGGGTCCGGTCGCGCTCGCTGAAGGATTTGTTTCGTACCATGTTTTTCCTTCCGACGATCGCTCCGCTGGCAGGCACATCCATCGTTTGGAGCACGATGTTTCATTACCGGGACGGTTTGTTCAACATGATGCTGGCCAAGATGGATATCGCCCCCGTCCAGTGGCTGAGCGATCCGCATTATGCGCTGCTGTCCGTCATTATGATGACGCTGTGGGCGGATATCGGCTACAACATCGTGCTGTTCATGGCGGGACTGGATTCCATTCCGGATATGTACTACGAGGCCGCTTATCTGGACGGGGCAAGCCGCTGGCATATGTTCCGCCACATAACGTGGCCGCTCCTCGGAAGAACGACACTGTTCGTTACCGTGACGACCGTCATTTCGTACTTCCAGGCATTTCCCCAATTCCAGATTATGACCAAAGGGGAGCCCTACAACGAGACAAGGGTGCTTGCTCTGCACATTTACGATCAGGCTTTCTCCAACTCGAATATGGGCTATGCTTCGGCGATGGCTGCCGTATTCCTCGTTATCATTTTATTTATTACCTGGCTGCAACTGAAGTGGGGCCGCACGCAGTGGGAATATTGACAGGGGGATGAGCACATGTATAGAAGGAATGTCTGGATCGATTCCGTCGTGCTTATATTTCTCACAGCGGCTGCCTGTATCATGCTTCTGCCGTATGGATGGATGGTGTTATCCTCTCTGAAAAGCAACATGGACATCATTTCGGGAAAAAGCGGATTTTTTCCCGAACATCCGAGTCTGGACGGTTATAAAACGGTTCTGCGGGATGCGCCGTTCGGCAAATGGCTGTTCAACAGCGCGGTATCGTCGGTGATCATCACGGCAGCCACATTGTTTACGAGCGCTCTCGCAGGATACGTGTTCGCCAAGCATCATTTTAAAGGAAAGAAGGTGTTGTTTCTTCTCATTTTGGCGACGATGATGATTCCTTTTCAGGTGATCATGATCCCGACTTATTTGATTACCGCCAAACTGGGGCTCATCAATCATTTGTTCGCCATTATTTTACCCAATCTTGTAAGCTCCTACGGCGTCTTCTTGGCCAAACAGTTCATTGAGGACATTCCGCAGGATTTGCTGGATGCAGCAAGAATCGACGGTACGGGTGAGCTGAGGCTCATGCTGAGCATCATTGCGCCTCTCATCCTGCCGATGCTTTCGGCGCTCGGCATTTTCACGTTTATGAGCGCATGGAACAATTATTTATGGCCGCTCATTGTGCTCAACGATATGAATAAAATGACGGTTCCCTTGGCTTTGGTTTACTTCAACGGCACGCATGTCGTCAATTACAACGTGGTGATGTCGGCCGCCGTGTTGATCACGATTCCGGTTGTTGCGGTATTCCTTATTTTTCAGAAGCAATTTATTAAAGGTTTGACGATGACCGGAATGAAATAAACATACATGAGGAGAAGGGCTATGACTAAAATATCGATTATTGGCGCGGGCAGCGCGTTTACGCAGGATATTGCAACGGACATTTTGACAATCGAAGGTTTGGACGGCGGCACGATCGCTTTGGTAGAGATCGATGAGAAGCGTCTGGATATTGCCGGAAGACTTGTGCTGAAGCTCGTGGAGATGACGGGCAAGAACTGGAACGTCATCGCCTCGACAGACCGAAGAGAAGTTATCGCGGGCTCCCGCTTTGTGATTAACCAAATTGAAGTAGGCGGGCTTGAAAACGTGCGATACGAATACGAAATTCCGTTAAAATACGGCGTCAACCAGTGTATCGGCGATACGATGGGGCCGGGCGGGCTGTTCAAAACGCTGCGCACGCTCCCGAGCTGGATGGAAATTATTCGCGACGTCGAGGAGTTATGTCCGGACTCGGTGATTTTGAATTATACGAATCCGATGTCGGCCGTCACTTTGCTGACTTCGCGCGTGACCGAAATTCCTGTCGTAGGTTTGTGCCATTCGATTCAAAATACGTCCCGCAGGTTGGCGAAATATGCCGGAGTTCCGTATGAAGAGCTGCAGTGGAGGGCCGGCGGGATAAACCATATGTCGTGGTTCGTGGAGCTGACCCATCAAGGCAAGGATTTGTACCCCGTACTGCGCGAAAAGATCAAGGATCCCGAGCTTTTACGGA
The window above is part of the Paenibacillus hamazuiensis genome. Proteins encoded here:
- a CDS encoding LacI family DNA-binding transcriptional regulator, which codes for MPTLKDIAERVGVSISTVSRVLANESNRAVNSETKQKIWDTARDLGYHIKPVAHESQTAAKEVGCIVSTMQNRHYHPYFSVILDGIEKELSHNGYKLAFTYTQENLKNPEILRQITEENNIEGMIVIEGIDAKIYSHLKKHIKLIVGIDVSDPGISTISYDRVEAARIAVKHLLDQGHRDILFIGGTGLSGDFDREKRYRGYKTALEQAGLSVNPKHVLNAEWEPDNAYRLMLKYLDDHSGRLPTAVFAASDIMAMAAMRAIAEKGYRMPQDFAVVGFDDNEPSRYTVPPLSTIHIPTFEIGIVAAKTMLQCIQSPFPLPVKILLPFEPIFRQSSEWQVRQ
- a CDS encoding ABC transporter substrate-binding protein, with protein sequence MRFSRCFSVFSLFCIVFATSGCSGGSDPASTDPGKVKLVFWSHQEDSFIGAYKKMIEDYQSSHPNVQIEYQSFPYEVYNQKLKASFSAQTPPDIAEMFGTWVPEYAKNGLLAELPDDEALRKEYYDAPLGGYTLNNKLFGLPLEYNIENGGMLIHPQMLKDKGIAGPPATWAELVDAAKKLTVRDNNGIKIKGFDFVSGDNITFTFLSFILQQKGKIWDGGNHVNFQTSEAVKAMTALKSLVVDDKVTDLTAFGGELDTSDYFFRGNSAMTYRGPWTIAAGLSNYNAKDFEYVPVPSFTSEKPYFAAESGWGAVVAQKSKAQKEALDFIQFMSSKEKLRAFNLSTFTVPSKKEVASDPEFLKENPHMKTSLGVLQYGQWIGPIADRDFFFKQINDHFQLMVTGQVTVEEGLRKIEKAINDNQDQHK
- a CDS encoding carbohydrate ABC transporter permease, with the translated sequence MPNSTIASRSKQTSAAQTGPAQYRSERRFVFVSLTPVLLLFGVFAFLPIAWSLILSVYTYSPLSGHAVFVGAGNYVRMLGDAVFLKSLWVTCKFVVITVAVNIIITLLIAMAIQRVRSRSLKDLFRTMFFLPTIAPLAGTSIVWSTMFHYRDGLFNMMLAKMDIAPVQWLSDPHYALLSVIMMTLWADIGYNIVLFMAGLDSIPDMYYEAAYLDGASRWHMFRHITWPLLGRTTLFVTVTTVISYFQAFPQFQIMTKGEPYNETRVLALHIYDQAFSNSNMGYASAMAAVFLVIILFITWLQLKWGRTQWEY
- a CDS encoding carbohydrate ABC transporter permease, with amino-acid sequence MYRRNVWIDSVVLIFLTAAACIMLLPYGWMVLSSLKSNMDIISGKSGFFPEHPSLDGYKTVLRDAPFGKWLFNSAVSSVIITAATLFTSALAGYVFAKHHFKGKKVLFLLILATMMIPFQVIMIPTYLITAKLGLINHLFAIILPNLVSSYGVFLAKQFIEDIPQDLLDAARIDGTGELRLMLSIIAPLILPMLSALGIFTFMSAWNNYLWPLIVLNDMNKMTVPLALVYFNGTHVVNYNVVMSAAVLITIPVVAVFLIFQKQFIKGLTMTGMK
- the melA gene encoding alpha-galactosidase, which produces MTKISIIGAGSAFTQDIATDILTIEGLDGGTIALVEIDEKRLDIAGRLVLKLVEMTGKNWNVIASTDRREVIAGSRFVINQIEVGGLENVRYEYEIPLKYGVNQCIGDTMGPGGLFKTLRTLPSWMEIIRDVEELCPDSVILNYTNPMSAVTLLTSRVTEIPVVGLCHSIQNTSRRLAKYAGVPYEELQWRAGGINHMSWFVELTHQGKDLYPVLREKIKDPELLRKDPVRFDAMKYLGAFVSESSGHFSEYIPYYRKRQELIDLHCSAGYNGATGYYADNWPTWRRENDEKIVQQLEGARPIELKNSHEYAAVIIEAMLKNEPKVIYGNVPNQGLIHNLPYDGIVEVACMVDRNGVHPCRFGSLPEHLAALCRANMAFFELAVGAVLNRDKEMARHALMVDPLSAAVCSLAEIGDMFEELYEAERDFVPVLR